One Legionella lansingensis genomic region harbors:
- the recG gene encoding ATP-dependent DNA helicase RecG: MLQQTCEMLAGVGPTLAAKLAKCGIYTVADLLFHLPYRYQDRTRITAIGDLRANDWSVIAGRVCKTEIKYGKRMMLYCYVEDKSGVLKLRFFHFNKQQIKALNESARIRAFGEVREFSNSLEMIHPEYQLLADDEEFSVEETLTPIYSTTQGLSQTRLRQLVKIALSTCREHLLDMEWMTPEELGENCFYPLPEAMQLLHNPPPEISLQTLEEGSHPALQRLAFDELLAQRLSMQFARQHRHNLSAPSMTVDTILREQFIKQLPFALTKAQWRVSEEVANDLNQNKPMLRLVQGDVGSGKTVVAAMAALQAIANGYQIALMAPTELLSEQHATNLQRWFSPLGLNCRRLSGKMKASERKETLTMLQSGACHMLVGTHALFQEGVNFANLGLVIIDEQHRFGVEQRLLLQQKGQHGELIPHQLLMTATPIPRTLAMTQFAHLDVSIIDELPPGRTPVVTAVLSQEKREPIIQRLQAAIAGGRQTYWVCTLIEESEKLQCMAATATADNLQQQLPNARVGLVHGRMKATEKEATMLAFKEGEIDLLVATTVIEVGVDVPNASLMIIENADRLGLSQLHQLRGRVGRGNQQAHCLLLYQAPLSPFSAERLRVMRSTNDGFIIAEKDLQLRGPGEVLGTRQTGYRQFKIANLQRDQALLPAIAQVAKKLATENKALARTIAERWLGEFEQFFQG, encoded by the coding sequence GTGTTGCAACAAACTTGTGAAATGTTAGCTGGAGTAGGTCCGACATTGGCGGCTAAACTTGCCAAATGCGGCATCTATACCGTGGCCGATCTACTATTTCATCTTCCTTATCGTTACCAGGATCGCACTCGCATCACAGCCATAGGTGATTTGCGTGCTAATGATTGGTCTGTTATCGCTGGACGGGTTTGTAAGACAGAAATTAAGTATGGCAAACGGATGATGCTTTACTGCTATGTAGAAGATAAAAGTGGTGTTTTAAAACTCCGCTTCTTTCATTTTAATAAGCAACAAATAAAAGCGTTGAATGAAAGCGCTCGCATCCGCGCTTTTGGAGAAGTTCGTGAATTCTCTAATAGCTTGGAGATGATTCATCCTGAGTATCAATTATTAGCAGATGATGAAGAATTTAGTGTCGAAGAAACATTAACCCCAATTTATTCCACAACACAAGGACTTAGCCAAACTCGTTTACGCCAACTGGTAAAAATAGCTCTCAGCACCTGCCGCGAACACTTACTCGATATGGAATGGATGACACCTGAGGAACTAGGAGAGAATTGCTTTTATCCTCTTCCCGAAGCGATGCAACTACTCCACAACCCACCGCCCGAGATTTCTCTGCAAACATTAGAAGAAGGTAGTCACCCAGCTTTACAACGCCTTGCCTTCGATGAATTGCTAGCGCAACGTTTAAGTATGCAATTCGCGCGTCAACATCGACACAACTTATCAGCACCATCGATGACAGTAGATACGATCCTACGTGAGCAATTTATTAAACAATTACCCTTTGCTTTAACTAAGGCACAATGGCGTGTCAGTGAAGAAGTGGCCAATGATCTAAACCAAAATAAGCCAATGCTACGTCTGGTTCAAGGTGATGTGGGGTCCGGAAAAACCGTTGTTGCTGCAATGGCCGCTTTGCAAGCGATTGCTAACGGCTATCAAATTGCGCTTATGGCTCCTACGGAATTACTAAGCGAACAGCATGCTACTAATCTTCAGCGTTGGTTTTCTCCGTTAGGACTAAATTGCCGCCGCCTGAGCGGGAAGATGAAAGCGAGTGAAAGGAAAGAAACACTAACCATGCTCCAAAGTGGAGCATGCCACATGCTGGTTGGGACTCATGCTTTATTCCAAGAGGGAGTAAATTTTGCCAATCTTGGTTTGGTTATCATCGATGAACAACATCGTTTTGGGGTAGAACAACGTCTCTTATTGCAGCAAAAAGGACAACATGGTGAACTTATTCCTCATCAGTTGTTAATGACAGCAACTCCTATCCCAAGAACACTAGCCATGACGCAATTTGCCCATCTCGATGTATCGATCATTGATGAATTGCCTCCGGGTCGAACGCCAGTTGTTACAGCAGTCTTGAGCCAGGAAAAAAGAGAACCCATCATCCAACGATTGCAAGCAGCTATAGCCGGTGGTCGTCAGACTTATTGGGTTTGTACATTAATTGAGGAATCAGAGAAACTGCAATGTATGGCAGCAACTGCCACCGCTGACAACCTCCAACAACAACTGCCTAATGCTCGCGTAGGCTTGGTCCATGGGCGTATGAAAGCTACAGAAAAAGAAGCGACGATGTTGGCTTTTAAAGAAGGTGAGATTGATCTTTTAGTGGCCACAACCGTCATCGAAGTCGGCGTTGATGTTCCTAATGCAAGCTTGATGATTATTGAAAATGCAGATCGCCTGGGTTTGTCGCAATTGCATCAATTACGTGGCAGAGTGGGCCGAGGAAATCAGCAAGCCCATTGTTTGTTGCTTTACCAAGCCCCTCTTTCACCATTTAGCGCCGAGCGTTTACGCGTTATGCGTTCAACCAATGACGGTTTTATCATTGCTGAAAAAGATCTACAACTGAGAGGACCTGGCGAAGTCTTAGGTACGCGCCAAACAGGCTATCGTCAATTTAAGATAGCAAATTTACAGCGTGATCAGGCCCTTTTACCTGCAATAGCGCAGGTGGCAAAAAAATTAGCAACCGAGAACAAAGCATTGGCCCGGACAATTGCCGAACGTTGGTTAGGAGAGTTTGAACAATTTTTCCAAGGCTAA
- a CDS encoding AI-2E family transporter codes for MNKNSEIKGKSPVLSFTAGLILVSLIGYLLIAGRSLLIPLVIAIFIWHLLNTINNSVQRTPFIGAKLPNWLSMVLALAVVVLLVKILIDIITNNVSDVIAASPRYQENLTHIFNTMDRRFHIKAMDNVDNFLQDLSVQRILVNIYGVFTTITGSAVLIVLYVVFLFVEQHFFRQKLDALVPQMGHRQLVNNILTHIVKDTQTYLGIKTMLSLVTAVGSWIVMKSVGLDFAEFWALLIFFLNFIPNIGAILATAFPMLLALIQFQSWVPFLVITIGIVTIQFIIGNLVEPRFLGKSLNVSPFVILIALAFWGAIWGILGMFLSVPITVMMMIIFAHFDATRPIAILLSQDGYIKKAYEAL; via the coding sequence ATGAATAAAAACTCAGAAATCAAGGGTAAGAGTCCTGTTCTTAGCTTTACGGCAGGTTTAATTCTTGTATCACTGATTGGTTATTTGCTGATTGCCGGACGAAGCTTATTAATTCCTTTGGTTATCGCTATTTTTATTTGGCATTTACTAAACACGATCAATAATTCAGTGCAGCGAACGCCTTTCATTGGAGCCAAATTACCCAATTGGCTTAGCATGGTGCTGGCATTGGCGGTTGTGGTTCTGTTAGTAAAAATCTTGATTGACATTATCACCAATAATGTCAGCGATGTGATTGCAGCCTCTCCGCGCTACCAAGAGAACTTAACCCATATTTTTAATACTATGGATCGTCGATTTCATATCAAGGCGATGGACAATGTTGATAATTTCCTGCAAGATTTAAGTGTGCAACGCATTTTAGTGAATATTTATGGGGTATTTACCACGATAACTGGTTCGGCTGTCTTGATTGTCTTATATGTTGTTTTTCTTTTTGTTGAGCAACATTTTTTTAGACAAAAACTTGATGCGCTTGTCCCACAAATGGGACATCGCCAGTTGGTCAATAACATCCTCACCCATATCGTTAAAGATACGCAAACATACTTGGGAATAAAAACAATGCTTAGTCTCGTGACAGCGGTTGGCAGTTGGATTGTCATGAAGTCAGTAGGCCTTGATTTTGCAGAGTTCTGGGCACTGTTAATCTTTTTTCTGAATTTCATTCCGAACATCGGTGCGATATTAGCAACGGCGTTTCCAATGCTATTGGCTCTGATTCAATTTCAAAGCTGGGTACCTTTTCTGGTCATTACCATAGGGATTGTAACCATACAATTTATCATAGGAAATCTCGTGGAGCCTCGTTTTCTCGGTAAGTCCTTAAACGTCAGCCCTTTTGTTATTTTAATTGCCTTGGCGTTCTGGGGCGCGATTTGGGGTATCTTAGGTATGTTTTTATCTGTACCGATTACGGTCATGATGATGATTATCTTTGCTCATTTTGATGCAACACGACCGATAGCTATCTTGCTAT